Proteins co-encoded in one Kribbella qitaiheensis genomic window:
- a CDS encoding AI-2E family transporter — protein sequence MATRCSGRVGGYVSGQFLVAITAGFCSFIFLEIVGLGQYAVALAIVIVFTDFIPMVGGLIGCVIITLIGLTDNVWTGVACLVYGVVYQQIENYVVAPRIMRRAVDIPGAVTVIAALLGGALLGVVGALLAIPTAAAILLIIREVWVRKADTS from the coding sequence TTGGCGACGAGGTGCTCGGGCCGGGTCGGCGGGTACGTCTCCGGTCAGTTCCTGGTCGCGATCACCGCCGGCTTCTGCTCGTTCATCTTCCTGGAGATCGTCGGCCTCGGTCAGTACGCCGTCGCGCTGGCGATCGTGATCGTCTTCACCGACTTCATCCCGATGGTCGGCGGTCTGATCGGTTGCGTGATCATCACGCTGATCGGTCTGACCGACAACGTCTGGACCGGCGTCGCCTGCCTGGTGTACGGCGTGGTCTACCAGCAGATCGAGAACTACGTGGTCGCACCGCGAATCATGCGCCGCGCAGTCGACATCCCCGGCGCGGTCACAGTGATCGCCGCACTGCTGGGCGGCGCACTGCTCGGCGTCGTCGGCGCCCTGCTCGCGATCCCGACCGCCGCGGCGATCCTGCTGATCATCCGTGAGGTCTGGGTCCGCAAGGCCGACACTTCCTGA
- a CDS encoding response regulator, translated as MRVVIAEDHALLRDGLIRLLEAHDFEVVEAVDNGPRLVPALVEHRPDVAVVDVRLPPTFTDEGLKSAIEARRQVPGLPILVLSQYVEQLYARELLTGGGGAVGYLLKDRVSNVADFLDSVRRVAGGGTAMDPDVIGQLLARNTRDEPISRLTPRESEVLGLMAEGRSNAAIAAALFVTEKAVSKHTNNIFAKLDLPPSEDDNRRVMAVLTYLSSR; from the coding sequence TTGCGAGTCGTCATCGCTGAAGATCACGCCCTCCTCCGGGACGGCCTGATCCGCCTGCTGGAAGCCCACGACTTCGAGGTCGTGGAAGCCGTCGACAACGGCCCCCGGCTGGTCCCGGCGCTCGTCGAGCACCGGCCGGATGTGGCCGTTGTCGACGTCCGGCTGCCACCGACCTTCACCGACGAGGGCCTGAAGTCCGCGATCGAGGCCCGCCGCCAGGTGCCCGGGCTGCCGATCCTCGTCCTCTCGCAGTACGTCGAACAGCTCTACGCCCGCGAGCTCCTCACCGGAGGCGGCGGCGCCGTCGGCTACCTGCTCAAGGACCGCGTCTCAAACGTGGCCGACTTCCTGGACTCCGTACGCCGGGTGGCCGGCGGCGGCACCGCGATGGACCCCGACGTGATCGGCCAGCTCCTCGCCCGCAACACCCGCGACGAGCCCATCAGCCGCCTCACCCCGCGCGAGTCCGAAGTACTGGGCCTGATGGCCGAAGGCCGCTCCAACGCCGCCATCGCCGCCGCCCTCTTCGTCACCGAGAAGGCAGTCTCCAAACACACCAACAACATCTTCGCCAAGCTGGACCTGCCGCCCTCGGAGGACGACAACCGCCGAGTGATGGCCGTCCTTACCTACCTGTCGTCGCGCTGA
- the mce gene encoding methylmalonyl-CoA epimerase — protein sequence MDTGRLESGIGTLTLFEAIDHVGIAVADFDEAVRYYADVFGMTVTHEEINEGQGVREAMLSVGDSGSSIQLLAPLSDDSPIAKFLNQRGPGIQQIAYRVRDLDAVSATLRERGAQLLYDEPRRGTANSRVNFVHPRSGGGVLIELVEPA from the coding sequence ATGGACACTGGGCGACTGGAGAGCGGCATCGGGACTTTGACCCTGTTCGAGGCGATCGACCACGTCGGCATCGCCGTGGCGGACTTCGACGAGGCCGTCCGGTACTACGCGGACGTCTTCGGGATGACCGTCACGCACGAGGAGATCAACGAGGGGCAGGGCGTTCGCGAGGCGATGCTGTCGGTCGGCGACTCCGGTTCGTCGATCCAGCTGCTCGCACCGCTGTCCGACGACTCCCCGATCGCCAAGTTCCTGAACCAGCGCGGCCCCGGCATCCAGCAGATCGCGTACCGGGTCCGCGACCTCGACGCCGTCTCCGCGACCCTGCGTGAGCGCGGCGCCCAACTCCTGTACGACGAGCCGCGGCGCGGCACCGCGAACTCGCGGGTGAACTTCGTCCACCCCCGGTCCGGCGGCGGCGTCCTGATCGAACTGGTCGAACCGGCCTGA
- a CDS encoding fatty acid desaturase family protein — protein MAQPDIATVRPKTGPRAGARGSDFSPLLREVKEAGLLERRTASYVIAISLNVVLLAATWAGIILLGNSWLQLLLAVPLAIFTTRAAFFGHDAGHQQISKSRQWHDWLGMLHGDFLCGMSYGWWNDKHNRHHANPNHTDKDPDVGEGVLVWTLEQAEGRTGLHGWLTRNQARIFFPLLTLEGLNLKVSSVTFLLGKRSCRQARIEFGLIVAHLVIYFSALFLIMSPGKAIAFAALHHALFGLHLGSVFAPNHKGMEMPDADSDWGHLEKQVLTSRNVRGGLVVDWMMGGLNYQIEHHLFPSMPRANLRFAQPIVESYCERIGMPYVSTGVIESYRMGLGHMHEVGSELRSEYAARGI, from the coding sequence ATGGCACAGCCCGACATTGCTACCGTCCGCCCAAAAACCGGTCCGCGTGCCGGTGCCAGGGGAAGCGATTTCTCCCCGTTGCTGCGGGAGGTCAAGGAAGCCGGGCTGCTCGAGCGGCGTACCGCGTCGTACGTGATCGCCATCTCCCTGAACGTCGTCCTGCTGGCCGCGACCTGGGCCGGGATCATCCTGCTCGGCAACTCGTGGCTGCAACTGCTGCTCGCCGTACCGCTGGCGATCTTCACCACCAGGGCTGCCTTCTTCGGTCACGACGCCGGACACCAGCAGATCAGCAAGTCCCGTCAGTGGCACGACTGGCTCGGCATGCTGCACGGCGACTTCCTCTGCGGGATGAGCTACGGCTGGTGGAACGACAAGCACAACCGGCATCACGCCAATCCGAACCACACCGACAAGGACCCGGACGTCGGCGAGGGCGTGCTGGTCTGGACGCTCGAGCAGGCCGAGGGCCGGACCGGTCTGCACGGCTGGCTCACGCGTAACCAGGCCCGGATCTTCTTCCCGCTGCTCACCCTCGAAGGCCTGAACCTGAAGGTGTCGAGCGTGACCTTCCTGCTCGGCAAGCGGAGCTGCCGGCAGGCGCGGATCGAGTTCGGCCTGATCGTGGCGCACCTGGTGATCTATTTCAGCGCGCTGTTCCTGATCATGTCGCCGGGCAAGGCGATCGCCTTCGCCGCGTTGCACCACGCGCTGTTCGGGCTGCACCTGGGCAGCGTCTTCGCGCCGAACCACAAGGGCATGGAGATGCCCGACGCCGACTCGGACTGGGGTCACCTGGAGAAGCAGGTGCTGACGTCCCGCAACGTGCGCGGCGGCCTGGTCGTCGACTGGATGATGGGCGGGCTGAACTACCAGATCGAGCACCACCTGTTCCCGAGCATGCCGCGCGCCAATCTGCGCTTCGCCCAACCGATCGTCGAGTCGTACTGCGAGCGCATCGGGATGCCGTACGTGAGCACGGGCGTGATCGAGTCGTACCGGATGGGTCTCGGTCACATGCACGAGGTCGGCAGCGAACTCCGCTCCGAGTACGCCGCGCGGGGTATCTGA
- a CDS encoding sensor histidine kinase: protein MLIDSAPDPVPPVLAGFLHDAFVYRGDDEFLLHTASFVHDGVTNDEAVLVALPPAGIANLRSALGSAADQVTFIDITSAGRNPARIIPLWRNLLDQHPGRPVRGIGEPAYPGRSEAEFEEATFHEALLNVAFEHDGPFRLRCPYDVSMAGPAVAATHPPSFSRSSAEETFRTALPGVPAYAERLEFGLAELTAVRHWFTTRARLRGLSGSRLDDVALALQEICTNSIRFGGGRGTLSLWSEDGGLVLEVADRGRIDDLLIGRVLPPVEGFGGRGVWLANQLCDLVQIRSGAGFTQVRLHARPS from the coding sequence GTGCTGATCGACAGCGCCCCTGATCCCGTGCCGCCCGTCCTCGCTGGGTTCCTGCACGACGCCTTCGTCTACCGCGGCGACGACGAATTCCTGCTGCACACGGCCTCCTTCGTCCATGACGGGGTGACCAACGACGAAGCAGTTCTGGTGGCGCTCCCACCGGCCGGGATCGCCAACCTCCGTTCGGCTCTCGGCTCCGCCGCTGACCAGGTCACCTTCATCGACATCACCTCCGCGGGGCGCAATCCGGCGCGGATCATCCCGCTCTGGCGCAACCTGCTCGACCAGCATCCCGGCCGACCGGTCCGCGGCATCGGCGAACCCGCCTATCCAGGGCGGTCCGAAGCCGAGTTCGAAGAGGCGACCTTCCACGAGGCCTTGCTGAACGTGGCGTTCGAGCACGACGGCCCGTTCCGGCTGCGCTGCCCGTACGACGTGTCGATGGCCGGCCCGGCGGTCGCGGCGACCCATCCGCCTTCGTTCTCCCGGTCGAGCGCCGAGGAGACCTTCCGGACCGCACTCCCCGGCGTACCGGCGTACGCGGAAAGGCTCGAATTCGGGCTCGCCGAGCTGACCGCGGTACGGCATTGGTTTACTACCCGGGCCAGGTTGCGCGGATTGTCCGGCTCGCGGCTCGACGACGTCGCGCTGGCGTTGCAAGAGATCTGTACGAACAGCATCCGCTTCGGCGGTGGGCGCGGGACGCTGTCGCTGTGGTCCGAGGACGGCGGTTTGGTGCTCGAGGTGGCGGATCGCGGCCGGATCGACGATCTGCTGATCGGGCGGGTCCTGCCGCCGGTCGAGGGGTTCGGCGGGCGGGGCGTCTGGCTGGCCAATCAGCTCTGCGACCTGGTCCAGATCCGGTCCGGCGCCGGCTTCACCCAGGTCCGCCTGCACGCCCGGCCGTCCTGA
- a CDS encoding GNAT family N-acetyltransferase, giving the protein MTNSSAPPPPPAPEARTTPPSNPPPADPASPPDAQPAQVASPSQAQVASGSGLPTARELAEFSLAAQHPVSRGWVPDDLRLELLTNQHELDIDLLADPEIAAMRTERFAPGQPIEIMFNQWVPISADQHVMLSMRYEDGDPTKPFVDASALRRPLQQADLRPAADAASKHFGSLSPTYLRLWSSEPADSFPETLPDKRFLAAPLDVLRAAHTPVPAELTLVRARSLSNYPLAQAAYDAVDAAHPDHSEQAHLQHRDKLEDTVEEGLLFEVMVDGTWAGYIAAMRDSQNLGIPAYTVQEVILAAEYRGRGYGRHITTLFARALPIDLDFLIGTIHANNRGAITAALTSGRTDIGGWLQLPLPTPKPPA; this is encoded by the coding sequence GTGACAAACTCTTCGGCCCCGCCCCCACCGCCCGCTCCCGAGGCCCGCACCACACCACCTTCCAACCCGCCGCCGGCCGACCCCGCATCCCCTCCCGACGCGCAGCCCGCGCAGGTTGCGTCGCCTTCGCAGGCGCAGGTCGCTTCGGGGAGTGGGCTGCCGACCGCGCGGGAGCTGGCCGAGTTCAGCTTGGCTGCGCAGCATCCGGTCAGCCGCGGCTGGGTGCCCGACGATCTCCGGCTCGAACTGCTGACCAACCAGCACGAACTCGACATCGACCTGCTGGCAGATCCGGAGATCGCCGCGATGCGGACCGAGCGGTTCGCCCCCGGGCAACCGATCGAGATCATGTTCAACCAGTGGGTCCCAATCTCCGCCGATCAGCACGTGATGCTGAGCATGCGCTACGAGGACGGCGACCCGACCAAACCCTTCGTGGATGCCTCGGCCCTACGCCGACCGCTGCAGCAAGCCGATCTGCGGCCAGCAGCCGACGCGGCCTCGAAGCACTTCGGCTCACTCAGCCCGACGTACCTACGCCTCTGGAGTTCCGAACCAGCGGACTCATTCCCGGAAACCCTTCCAGACAAGCGTTTCCTCGCCGCTCCCCTCGACGTACTGCGTGCTGCGCACACGCCCGTACCGGCAGAGTTGACCCTGGTCCGAGCCAGGTCTTTGAGCAACTATCCACTCGCCCAAGCGGCGTACGACGCCGTGGACGCGGCGCACCCAGACCACTCAGAGCAGGCGCATCTCCAGCACCGAGACAAACTCGAGGACACCGTCGAGGAGGGCTTGCTCTTCGAGGTGATGGTCGACGGCACGTGGGCCGGCTACATCGCGGCCATGCGAGACAGCCAGAATCTCGGCATCCCGGCGTACACAGTCCAAGAGGTGATCCTCGCAGCCGAGTACCGCGGCCGCGGCTACGGAAGACACATCACAACCCTGTTCGCCCGCGCGTTGCCGATCGACCTGGATTTCCTCATCGGCACAATCCACGCCAACAACCGAGGCGCCATCACCGCCGCCCTGACCTCCGGCCGCACCGACATCGGCGGCTGGCTCCAACTCCCCCTCCCCACCCCCAAACCTCCCGCATAG
- the ccrA gene encoding crotonyl-CoA carboxylase/reductase yields MKQILDAILAGETAAIGELDVPEHYRGITVHADEATMFEGLDSREKDPRKSLHLDDIPTPELGPGEALVAVMASAINYNTVWTSIFEPVSTFSFLKRYGKLSPLTARHDLPYHVVGSDLSGVVLRTGPGVNAWKPGDEVVAHCLSVELESPDGHNDTMLDSEQRIWGFETNFGGLAEIALVKSNQLMPKPAHLTWEEAASPGLVNSTAYRQLVSSNGANMKQGDVVLVWGASGGLGSYATQFALNGGAIPVCVVSSPEKAEICRAMGAELIIDRSAEGYKFWADENTQDPKEWKRLGARIRELTGGDDPDIVFEHPGRETFGASVYVARRGGTIVTCASTTGFMHEYDNRYLWMNLKRLIGSHFANYREAWEANRLIAKGMVHPTVSKVYPLEETAQAAYDVHRNLHQGKVGVLTLAPAEGLGVTNPDLRAQHLEKINRFRNR; encoded by the coding sequence GTGAAGCAGATTCTTGACGCGATCCTGGCCGGCGAGACCGCGGCCATCGGCGAACTGGACGTCCCCGAGCACTATCGCGGGATCACCGTGCACGCCGACGAGGCGACCATGTTCGAGGGCCTGGACAGCCGCGAGAAGGATCCGCGCAAGAGCCTGCACCTGGACGACATACCGACGCCGGAGCTCGGCCCGGGCGAGGCGCTGGTCGCGGTGATGGCGAGCGCGATCAACTACAACACGGTCTGGACGTCGATCTTCGAGCCGGTCTCCACCTTCAGTTTCCTCAAGCGGTACGGGAAGTTGTCGCCGCTGACGGCCCGCCACGACCTGCCGTACCACGTGGTCGGCTCCGACCTGTCCGGCGTCGTACTGCGGACCGGGCCGGGCGTGAACGCGTGGAAGCCGGGCGACGAGGTGGTCGCGCACTGCCTGTCGGTCGAGCTGGAGAGCCCCGACGGGCACAACGACACGATGCTCGACTCCGAACAGCGGATCTGGGGCTTCGAGACCAACTTCGGCGGCCTGGCCGAGATCGCGCTGGTGAAGTCGAACCAGCTGATGCCGAAGCCGGCCCACCTCACCTGGGAGGAAGCCGCTTCGCCTGGACTGGTGAACTCCACGGCGTACCGGCAGCTGGTGTCGTCGAACGGCGCGAACATGAAGCAGGGCGACGTCGTCCTGGTCTGGGGCGCGTCGGGTGGCCTCGGTTCGTACGCGACCCAGTTCGCGCTGAACGGCGGGGCGATCCCCGTCTGCGTGGTCTCGTCGCCGGAGAAGGCGGAGATCTGCCGGGCGATGGGCGCGGAGCTGATCATCGACCGGTCGGCCGAGGGGTACAAGTTCTGGGCCGACGAGAACACCCAGGACCCGAAGGAATGGAAGCGGCTCGGCGCCCGGATCAGGGAGCTGACCGGTGGGGACGATCCGGACATCGTCTTCGAGCACCCCGGGCGGGAGACGTTCGGTGCTTCGGTCTACGTCGCGCGGCGCGGCGGCACGATCGTCACCTGCGCGTCGACGACCGGGTTCATGCACGAGTACGACAACAGGTATCTGTGGATGAACCTGAAGCGGCTCATCGGCTCCCACTTCGCCAACTACCGCGAGGCCTGGGAGGCAAACCGGCTGATCGCGAAGGGCATGGTCCACCCGACCGTGTCGAAGGTCTACCCGCTGGAGGAGACCGCCCAGGCGGCGTACGACGTCCACCGCAACCTCCACCAGGGCAAGGTCGGCGTACTCACCCTCGCCCCCGCCGAAGGCCTGGGCGTCACCAACCCGGACCTCCGAGCCCAGCACCTGGAAAAAATCAACCGCTTCCGCAACCGCTGA
- a CDS encoding sensor histidine kinase: MTIIQATSNAPMRFPRLAQPFIALFLAVLAEVGIAFFVLNVVAVPLIAVWVGIPLLLAFVPCTRWFANCHRTMFAGITGEQIPRPYKKPPLPGILMWLRTTLTDPATWRDVAWLLVNAVVGFTLTLLSAVLFLATAFYLVYPLLVGVTPAGVFDRPFGGLVTLNFWESFAMTPLGLLAFLIWYSVGERLLKADAYLGRSLLGPTESAKLAIRVRELADSRAETVDTQAAELRRIERDLHDGAQARLAALSMNLGMAEEMVSRDPAQAAALLTEARESASTALSELRDLVRGIHPPVLADRGLEGAVKALALSCPFKVDVTIELPGRPPAPVESAAYFAVAEALANIVKHSAATTAWIQITHERERLHILVGDDGVGGATVRPGGGLYGIERRLNAFDGTLTVASPTGGPTTVIMELPCESSSLKITPSSGTA, from the coding sequence ATGACGATCATCCAAGCGACGAGCAACGCGCCGATGCGGTTTCCGCGCCTGGCGCAGCCGTTCATCGCGCTGTTCCTGGCCGTCCTGGCCGAGGTCGGCATCGCCTTCTTCGTCCTCAACGTGGTGGCCGTGCCGCTGATCGCCGTCTGGGTCGGCATCCCCCTGCTGCTCGCGTTCGTGCCCTGCACCCGCTGGTTCGCGAACTGCCACCGGACGATGTTCGCCGGCATCACCGGCGAGCAGATCCCCCGGCCGTACAAGAAGCCGCCGCTGCCCGGCATCCTGATGTGGCTCCGCACCACGCTGACCGACCCGGCCACCTGGCGTGACGTCGCCTGGCTGCTGGTCAACGCCGTGGTCGGCTTCACGCTGACGCTGCTGTCCGCGGTGCTGTTCCTCGCCACCGCCTTCTACCTGGTCTACCCGCTGCTGGTCGGTGTGACGCCGGCCGGTGTGTTCGACCGGCCGTTCGGAGGCTTGGTCACGCTCAACTTCTGGGAGAGCTTCGCGATGACGCCGCTCGGGCTGCTCGCCTTCCTGATCTGGTATTCCGTCGGCGAGCGGCTGCTCAAGGCGGACGCTTACCTGGGCCGGTCGCTGCTCGGGCCGACCGAGAGCGCCAAGCTGGCGATCCGGGTCCGCGAACTGGCCGACTCCCGCGCCGAGACCGTCGACACCCAGGCCGCCGAGCTGCGCCGGATCGAACGCGACCTGCACGACGGGGCCCAGGCCAGACTGGCCGCCCTGAGCATGAACCTGGGCATGGCCGAGGAGATGGTCAGCCGTGACCCGGCGCAGGCCGCCGCGCTGCTGACCGAGGCTCGCGAGTCGGCGAGTACGGCGCTGTCGGAGCTGCGCGACCTCGTCCGCGGCATCCACCCGCCGGTACTGGCGGACCGGGGGCTGGAGGGTGCAGTGAAGGCGCTCGCGCTGAGCTGCCCGTTCAAGGTCGACGTCACCATCGAACTGCCGGGGCGCCCGCCGGCGCCGGTGGAGTCCGCGGCGTACTTCGCGGTCGCCGAGGCGCTCGCCAACATCGTCAAGCACTCGGCCGCGACGACTGCCTGGATCCAGATCACGCACGAGCGGGAGCGGCTGCACATCCTCGTCGGCGACGACGGTGTGGGCGGCGCCACGGTACGACCCGGCGGCGGTTTGTACGGGATCGAGCGACGGCTGAACGCCTTCGACGGTACGTTGACCGTGGCCAGCCCGACCGGCGGGCCGACCACCGTGATCATGGAGTTGCCTTGCGAGTCGTCATCGCTGAAGATCACGCCCTCCTCCGGGACGGCCTGA
- a CDS encoding DUF559 domain-containing protein — translation MESVEPVETVPQVLARLRGRATFAELSQVTSKRELMAAVGSGEVVRLARGVYTLPGPSTDQRVAIAYDGVVSHQSAAIAWHLPLLAPPEKPHITLPPKRRLRSGPEAVLHWAPIAATDRPRRLTSLLRTVLDCARTLPFGQALAVADAALAGQLTRPLLISATTAMRGPGSKKARQVAAVATGASGSFLESMLRALVVQAGIEGFEPQVVVRRGLFRARVDLGHRQAKIAVEAEGYEFHGSSGDFAADCRRYDELVAAGWLVLRFTYQQVVFEPEWVIATIREALKQRGVPSDR, via the coding sequence GTGGAATCCGTAGAGCCGGTTGAAACCGTGCCCCAGGTCCTGGCGAGACTGCGTGGGCGGGCCACCTTTGCCGAGCTGAGCCAAGTCACCTCGAAGCGAGAGCTGATGGCAGCGGTGGGCTCCGGCGAGGTCGTGCGGCTGGCGCGAGGGGTCTACACGCTCCCCGGCCCGTCGACCGATCAGCGCGTCGCCATCGCCTACGACGGGGTCGTCTCGCACCAGAGTGCGGCGATCGCATGGCACCTGCCTCTGCTTGCGCCACCCGAGAAGCCGCACATCACCCTGCCGCCGAAGCGTCGCCTTCGATCAGGACCAGAGGCGGTGCTGCATTGGGCGCCGATCGCCGCAACGGATAGGCCCCGTCGACTGACCTCGCTCCTTCGAACGGTGCTGGACTGCGCTCGGACTCTGCCCTTCGGTCAGGCGCTTGCGGTCGCCGATGCTGCTCTGGCCGGCCAACTCACCCGTCCGCTACTGATCTCGGCGACCACCGCGATGCGGGGACCAGGCTCGAAGAAGGCGCGTCAGGTGGCGGCGGTTGCCACCGGCGCATCGGGAAGCTTTCTCGAGTCGATGCTCCGCGCGCTCGTCGTACAGGCTGGCATAGAGGGGTTCGAACCGCAGGTGGTGGTCAGGAGGGGGCTCTTTCGCGCTCGGGTCGATCTCGGTCATCGGCAGGCCAAGATCGCGGTGGAGGCCGAGGGGTATGAGTTTCACGGGTCGAGCGGGGACTTCGCTGCCGACTGCCGCCGGTACGACGAACTGGTCGCGGCTGGGTGGCTTGTGCTGCGGTTCACCTACCAGCAAGTGGTGTTCGAGCCGGAGTGGGTGATTGCCACCATCCGAGAAGCGCTGAAGCAGCGGGGCGTCCCGAGCGACAGGTAA
- a CDS encoding acetyl-CoA C-acetyltransferase yields the protein MSDATRSSQNSSVIVAGARTPIGRLLGGLKGFTGAELGGFAIKGALEKAGVAPDQVEYVIMGQVLQAGAGQIAARQAGVLGGIPMNVPAITINKVCLSGLNAIALADQLIRAGEYDVVVAGGMESMTNAPHLLPKSREGFKYGEVTMVDSMAFDGLWDAFTDQAMGALTDDVNNSGLKLTREEQDEFAVRSHQRAAEAWKNGLYADEVVPVEVPQRKGDPIVVDSDEGVRADTSLEVLGRLRPAFGKDGTITAGSSSPISDGGCAVVVMSKAKAEELGLTWLAEIGAHGSVAGPDSSLQSQPANAIAKACSKEGIEPTSLDLIEINEAFASVGIASARELNVGVDKVNVNGGAIAVGHPIGMSGARLVLHLALELQRRGGGTGAAALCGGGGQGDALIVHVPRS from the coding sequence ATGTCTGACGCCACTCGCAGCTCGCAGAACTCCAGTGTCATCGTCGCCGGCGCACGCACCCCGATCGGGCGCTTGCTGGGCGGCCTCAAAGGCTTCACCGGCGCCGAGCTCGGTGGCTTCGCGATCAAGGGCGCGCTGGAGAAGGCCGGCGTCGCGCCGGACCAGGTCGAGTACGTGATCATGGGCCAGGTGCTGCAGGCCGGCGCGGGCCAGATCGCCGCTCGCCAGGCCGGGGTCTTGGGTGGCATCCCGATGAACGTGCCCGCGATCACCATCAACAAGGTCTGCCTGTCCGGCCTGAACGCGATCGCGCTGGCCGACCAGCTGATCCGCGCCGGCGAGTACGACGTGGTGGTGGCCGGCGGGATGGAGTCGATGACGAACGCGCCGCACCTGCTGCCGAAGTCCCGCGAGGGCTTCAAGTACGGCGAGGTGACGATGGTCGACTCGATGGCGTTCGACGGACTCTGGGATGCCTTTACCGACCAGGCGATGGGCGCGCTCACCGATGACGTCAACAACTCCGGACTGAAGCTGACCCGCGAGGAGCAGGACGAGTTCGCCGTCCGGTCGCACCAGCGGGCCGCGGAGGCCTGGAAGAACGGCCTGTACGCCGACGAGGTGGTGCCGGTGGAGGTGCCGCAGCGCAAGGGCGACCCGATCGTCGTCGACTCCGATGAAGGCGTCCGGGCGGACACCTCGCTCGAGGTGCTGGGGCGCTTGCGGCCGGCCTTCGGCAAGGACGGGACCATCACCGCCGGTTCGTCCTCGCCGATCTCCGACGGCGGCTGCGCCGTGGTCGTGATGAGCAAGGCGAAGGCCGAGGAGCTCGGGCTGACCTGGCTGGCCGAGATCGGCGCGCACGGGTCGGTGGCGGGTCCGGACTCGTCGCTGCAGAGCCAGCCGGCGAACGCGATCGCGAAGGCGTGCTCGAAGGAAGGCATCGAGCCGACGTCGCTGGACCTGATCGAGATCAACGAGGCCTTCGCCTCGGTCGGGATCGCCAGCGCCCGCGAGCTGAACGTCGGCGTCGACAAGGTGAACGTCAACGGCGGCGCGATCGCCGTCGGCCACCCGATCGGCATGTCCGGCGCGCGGCTGGTGCTGCACCTGGCGCTCGAACTCCAGCGTCGCGGCGGCGGCACCGGTGCGGCCGCCCTGTGTGGCGGCGGTGGCCAGGGCGACGCCCTGATCGTTCACGTCCCCCGTAGCTGA
- a CDS encoding alpha/beta fold hydrolase — protein sequence MKLPVTAYGESGSPVVVMHGLFGSGRNWMTAARRLASAHRVYAFDLRNHGTSPHVDTMSYPEMAADVQETIADLGVGPVTLIGHSMGGKTAMVTALRYPEVVDRLIVVDAAPVSYPPAFVEYAKAMRTADLSQVQRRSDVEAQLVDAVDSPGTRAFLLQNLILDNEGARWRPNLAVIEAALPEISGWPGDITGSYDGPTLFVYGGKSDYVQQDHRSTIAAYFPHVQYAEIPEAGHWVHAERLDDFLTTITPFLP from the coding sequence ATGAAACTCCCGGTGACGGCGTACGGCGAGAGTGGTTCGCCGGTCGTGGTGATGCACGGACTGTTCGGCTCCGGCCGGAACTGGATGACGGCTGCTCGGCGGCTGGCTTCCGCGCATCGGGTGTACGCGTTCGACCTGCGCAACCACGGGACTTCTCCGCACGTCGACACGATGAGCTATCCGGAGATGGCAGCCGACGTACAGGAGACGATCGCTGATCTCGGCGTCGGCCCGGTCACGTTGATCGGCCACTCGATGGGCGGCAAGACCGCGATGGTCACCGCGCTGCGCTACCCCGAGGTGGTGGACCGCCTGATCGTCGTCGACGCGGCGCCCGTGAGCTACCCGCCGGCTTTCGTCGAGTACGCCAAGGCGATGCGTACAGCCGACCTGTCGCAGGTCCAGCGCCGCTCCGACGTGGAAGCCCAACTGGTCGACGCCGTCGACTCGCCCGGCACCCGCGCCTTCCTCCTGCAGAACCTGATCCTCGACAACGAAGGCGCCCGCTGGCGCCCGAACCTCGCCGTCATCGAAGCGGCCCTCCCCGAAATCTCCGGCTGGCCCGGCGACATCACCGGCTCGTACGACGGCCCGACTCTGTTCGTCTATGGCGGCAAGTCCGACTACGTCCAGCAAGACCACCGCTCGACCATCGCCGCCTACTTCCCCCACGTCCAGTACGCCGAAATCCCCGAAGCCGGCCACTGGGTCCACGCCGAACGCCTGGACGACTTCCTAACCACCATCACCCCCTTCCTCCCCTGA